The following proteins come from a genomic window of Sorex araneus isolate mSorAra2 chromosome 1, mSorAra2.pri, whole genome shotgun sequence:
- the DCTN6 gene encoding dynactin subunit 6, translating into MAEKAQKGVKIAPGAVVCVESEIRGDVTIGPRTVIHPKARIIAEAGPIVIGEGNLIEEQALIINGYPDNITPDTEDPDPKPMIIGTNNVFEVGCYSQAMKMGDNNVIESKAYVGRNVILTSGCIIGACCNLNTFEVIPENTVIYGSDCLRRVQTERPQPQTLQLDFLMKILPNYHHLKKTMKGSSTPVKN; encoded by the exons ATGGCGGAGAAGGCGCAGAAGGG tgtgaagattgctccTGGAGCAGTTGTGTGTGTAGAAAGTGAGATCCGGGGAGATGTAACTATTG GACCTCGAACCGTGATCCACCCAAAAGCACGGATCATTGCAGAAGCGGGCCCCATAGTGATTGGAGAAGGTAACCTGATCGAAGAGCAGGCACTTATCATAAACGG TTACCCTGATAATATAACCCCTGACACTGAAGATCCAGATCCCAAACCTATGATCATTGGCACCAATAATGTGTTTGAAGTTGGCTGCT ATTCCCAAGCCATGAAAATGGGAGATAATAATGTTATTGAATCAAAAG CTTACGTGGGCAGAAATGTGATATTGACAAGTGGCTGTATCATTGGGGCCTGTTGTAACCTGAATACCTTTGAGGTCATCCCTGAGAACACAGTGATCTATGGCTCGGACTGTCTTCGCCGGGTGCAGACTGAGCGGCCGCAG CCCCAGACACTACAGTTGGATTTCCTAATGAAAATCTTACCAAACTACCACCACCTAAAGAAGACTATGAAAGGAAGTTCCACTCCAGTTAAGAACTAA